A single window of Drosophila suzukii chromosome 3, CBGP_Dsuzu_IsoJpt1.0, whole genome shotgun sequence DNA harbors:
- the l(3)neo38 gene encoding uncharacterized protein l(3)neo38 isoform X3: MFSAANNMQYGQNISIPYSQPQGDLNFLNAAAAADHKGKIHPKIERDREEVLNQQILQNVNQSWQTLANTANTVDYSSHLLSATLPISIQHFLKYSETIKKESTGDVLKNGTNLASLALGGVALTPSNNGANGGHHNGLVGMDHGGHMTNMTDANGAALTNGGTSNGVNGNANGTVTNGGAGAVSSTGSVGTTNASGGTGTATGKKTKKKKPPKEKKPRPKPGEIRETKALDGSTLYCCPECQMAYPDRSLIEQHVISHAVERRFVCDICNAALKRKDHLTRHKLSHIPDRPHVCNICMKSFKRKEQLTLHIVIHSGEKKHVCIECGKGFYRKDHLRKHTRSHIARRVKSEVSAQNVNGSSGGGGGGGGGGGNSAQSNALHGS; this comes from the exons ATgt TTTCGGCTGCCAACAACATGCAATATGGCCAGAATATCTCCATACCGTACTCACAGCCGCAGGGCGATCTGAACTTTCTCAATGCAGCCGCTGCGGCCGATCATAAGGGTAAAATCCATCCAAAAATCGAACGTGACCGGGAAGAAG TCCTCAACCAGCAGATCCTGCAGAATGTCAACCAATCCTGGCAGACGCTGGCCAACACGGCCAACACGGTGGACTACTCGTCGCACCTGCTCTCCGCCACACTGCCCATCTCCATACAGCACTTCCTCAAGTACTCGGAGACCATCAAGAAGGAGTCCACCGGCGATGTCCTGAAGAACGGCACCAACCTGGCCAGCCTGGCGCTGGGGGGCGTGGCCCTGACGCCCAGCAACAATGGGGCGAACGGCGGCCATCACAACGGACTGGTGGGCATGGACCATGGCGGTCACATGACCAACATGACGGACGCCAACGGAGCGGCGCTGACGAATGGCGGCACTAGCAATGGGGTCAATGGCAATGCCAATGGAACAGTGACCAATGGTGGCGCCGGCGCCGTCTCCAGCACCGGATCCGTGGGCACCACGAACGCCAGCGGCGGCACGGGCACGGCCACCGGCAAGAAGACCAAAAAGAAGAAACCACCAAAGGAGAAGAAGCCACGCCCCAAGCCGGGCGAGATCCGCGAGACGAAGGCGCTGGACGGATCGACGCTCTACTGCTGCCCGGAGTGCCAGATGGCCTATCCGGACCGCAGCCTCATCGAGCAGCACGTCATCTCGCACGCCGTGGAGCGGCGCTTCGTCTGCGACATCTGCAATGCGGCGCTGAAGCGCAAGGACCACCTGACCAGGCACAAGCTCTCCCACATACCGGACAGGCCGCATGTGTGCAAT ATCTGCATGAAGTCCTTCAAGCGCAAGGAGCAGCTCACTCTGCACATTGTCATCCATTCCGGCGAGAAGAAGCATGTATGCATTGAGTGTGGAAAAG GTTTCTATCGCAAGGATCACTTGCGCAAGCACACGCGGTCGCACATCGCCCGGCGGGTCAAGTCGGAGGTGTCGGCGCAGAACGTGAACGGATCCTCCGGCGGAGGAGGTGGAGGAGGCGGCGGAGGCGGCAACAGTGCGCAGAGCAACGCGCTGCACGGCTCCTGA
- the l(3)neo38 gene encoding uncharacterized protein l(3)neo38 isoform X2, which yields MMNFSAFGGPFSGIHQFAAKFDAQTPGAFGTPPAAAANAAAAAAAAGTDNHVQRYQTNGNHFNQNVPNVSAANNMQYGQNISIPYSQPQGDLNFLNAAAAADHKVLNQQILQNVNQSWQTLANTANTVDYSSHLLSATLPISIQHFLKYSETIKKESTGDVLKNGTNLASLALGGVALTPSNNGANGGHHNGLVGMDHGGHMTNMTDANGAALTNGGTSNGVNGNANGTVTNGGAGAVSSTGSVGTTNASGGTGTATGKKTKKKKPPKEKKPRPKPGEIRETKALDGSTLYCCPECQMAYPDRSLIEQHVISHAVERRFVCDICNAALKRKDHLTRHKLSHIPDRPHVCNICMKSFKRKEQLTLHIVIHSGEKKHVCIECGKGFYRKDHLRKHTRSHIARRVKSEVSAQNVNGSSGGGGGGGGGGGNSAQSNALHGS from the exons ATGATGAACTTCTCCGCGTTCGGCGGCCCCTTCTCCGGCATCCATCAGTTTGCCGCTAAATTCGACGCCCAGACGCCCGGCGCCTTCGGCACGCCCCCCGCGGCCGCCGCGAATGCAGCAGCCGCAGCGGCAGCGGCCGGCACCGATAACCATGTGCAGCGCTATCAGACCAATGGCAATCACTTTAATCAGAATGTGCCCAACG TTTCGGCTGCCAACAACATGCAATATGGCCAGAATATCTCCATACCGTACTCACAGCCGCAGGGCGATCTGAACTTTCTCAATGCAGCCGCTGCGGCCGATCATAAGG TCCTCAACCAGCAGATCCTGCAGAATGTCAACCAATCCTGGCAGACGCTGGCCAACACGGCCAACACGGTGGACTACTCGTCGCACCTGCTCTCCGCCACACTGCCCATCTCCATACAGCACTTCCTCAAGTACTCGGAGACCATCAAGAAGGAGTCCACCGGCGATGTCCTGAAGAACGGCACCAACCTGGCCAGCCTGGCGCTGGGGGGCGTGGCCCTGACGCCCAGCAACAATGGGGCGAACGGCGGCCATCACAACGGACTGGTGGGCATGGACCATGGCGGTCACATGACCAACATGACGGACGCCAACGGAGCGGCGCTGACGAATGGCGGCACTAGCAATGGGGTCAATGGCAATGCCAATGGAACAGTGACCAATGGTGGCGCCGGCGCCGTCTCCAGCACCGGATCCGTGGGCACCACGAACGCCAGCGGCGGCACGGGCACGGCCACCGGCAAGAAGACCAAAAAGAAGAAACCACCAAAGGAGAAGAAGCCACGCCCCAAGCCGGGCGAGATCCGCGAGACGAAGGCGCTGGACGGATCGACGCTCTACTGCTGCCCGGAGTGCCAGATGGCCTATCCGGACCGCAGCCTCATCGAGCAGCACGTCATCTCGCACGCCGTGGAGCGGCGCTTCGTCTGCGACATCTGCAATGCGGCGCTGAAGCGCAAGGACCACCTGACCAGGCACAAGCTCTCCCACATACCGGACAGGCCGCATGTGTGCAAT ATCTGCATGAAGTCCTTCAAGCGCAAGGAGCAGCTCACTCTGCACATTGTCATCCATTCCGGCGAGAAGAAGCATGTATGCATTGAGTGTGGAAAAG GTTTCTATCGCAAGGATCACTTGCGCAAGCACACGCGGTCGCACATCGCCCGGCGGGTCAAGTCGGAGGTGTCGGCGCAGAACGTGAACGGATCCTCCGGCGGAGGAGGTGGAGGAGGCGGCGGAGGCGGCAACAGTGCGCAGAGCAACGCGCTGCACGGCTCCTGA
- the l(3)neo38 gene encoding uncharacterized protein l(3)neo38 isoform X1 produces the protein MMNFSAFGGPFSGIHQFAAKFDAQTPGAFGTPPAAAANAAAAAAAAGTDNHVQRYQTNGNHFNQNVPNVSAANNMQYGQNISIPYSQPQGDLNFLNAAAAADHKGKIHPKIERDREEVLNQQILQNVNQSWQTLANTANTVDYSSHLLSATLPISIQHFLKYSETIKKESTGDVLKNGTNLASLALGGVALTPSNNGANGGHHNGLVGMDHGGHMTNMTDANGAALTNGGTSNGVNGNANGTVTNGGAGAVSSTGSVGTTNASGGTGTATGKKTKKKKPPKEKKPRPKPGEIRETKALDGSTLYCCPECQMAYPDRSLIEQHVISHAVERRFVCDICNAALKRKDHLTRHKLSHIPDRPHVCNICMKSFKRKEQLTLHIVIHSGEKKHVCIECGKGFYRKDHLRKHTRSHIARRVKSEVSAQNVNGSSGGGGGGGGGGGNSAQSNALHGS, from the exons ATGATGAACTTCTCCGCGTTCGGCGGCCCCTTCTCCGGCATCCATCAGTTTGCCGCTAAATTCGACGCCCAGACGCCCGGCGCCTTCGGCACGCCCCCCGCGGCCGCCGCGAATGCAGCAGCCGCAGCGGCAGCGGCCGGCACCGATAACCATGTGCAGCGCTATCAGACCAATGGCAATCACTTTAATCAGAATGTGCCCAACG TTTCGGCTGCCAACAACATGCAATATGGCCAGAATATCTCCATACCGTACTCACAGCCGCAGGGCGATCTGAACTTTCTCAATGCAGCCGCTGCGGCCGATCATAAGGGTAAAATCCATCCAAAAATCGAACGTGACCGGGAAGAAG TCCTCAACCAGCAGATCCTGCAGAATGTCAACCAATCCTGGCAGACGCTGGCCAACACGGCCAACACGGTGGACTACTCGTCGCACCTGCTCTCCGCCACACTGCCCATCTCCATACAGCACTTCCTCAAGTACTCGGAGACCATCAAGAAGGAGTCCACCGGCGATGTCCTGAAGAACGGCACCAACCTGGCCAGCCTGGCGCTGGGGGGCGTGGCCCTGACGCCCAGCAACAATGGGGCGAACGGCGGCCATCACAACGGACTGGTGGGCATGGACCATGGCGGTCACATGACCAACATGACGGACGCCAACGGAGCGGCGCTGACGAATGGCGGCACTAGCAATGGGGTCAATGGCAATGCCAATGGAACAGTGACCAATGGTGGCGCCGGCGCCGTCTCCAGCACCGGATCCGTGGGCACCACGAACGCCAGCGGCGGCACGGGCACGGCCACCGGCAAGAAGACCAAAAAGAAGAAACCACCAAAGGAGAAGAAGCCACGCCCCAAGCCGGGCGAGATCCGCGAGACGAAGGCGCTGGACGGATCGACGCTCTACTGCTGCCCGGAGTGCCAGATGGCCTATCCGGACCGCAGCCTCATCGAGCAGCACGTCATCTCGCACGCCGTGGAGCGGCGCTTCGTCTGCGACATCTGCAATGCGGCGCTGAAGCGCAAGGACCACCTGACCAGGCACAAGCTCTCCCACATACCGGACAGGCCGCATGTGTGCAAT ATCTGCATGAAGTCCTTCAAGCGCAAGGAGCAGCTCACTCTGCACATTGTCATCCATTCCGGCGAGAAGAAGCATGTATGCATTGAGTGTGGAAAAG GTTTCTATCGCAAGGATCACTTGCGCAAGCACACGCGGTCGCACATCGCCCGGCGGGTCAAGTCGGAGGTGTCGGCGCAGAACGTGAACGGATCCTCCGGCGGAGGAGGTGGAGGAGGCGGCGGAGGCGGCAACAGTGCGCAGAGCAACGCGCTGCACGGCTCCTGA
- the l(3)neo38 gene encoding uncharacterized protein l(3)neo38 isoform X4 — protein sequence MFSAANNMQYGQNISIPYSQPQGDLNFLNAAAAADHKVLNQQILQNVNQSWQTLANTANTVDYSSHLLSATLPISIQHFLKYSETIKKESTGDVLKNGTNLASLALGGVALTPSNNGANGGHHNGLVGMDHGGHMTNMTDANGAALTNGGTSNGVNGNANGTVTNGGAGAVSSTGSVGTTNASGGTGTATGKKTKKKKPPKEKKPRPKPGEIRETKALDGSTLYCCPECQMAYPDRSLIEQHVISHAVERRFVCDICNAALKRKDHLTRHKLSHIPDRPHVCNICMKSFKRKEQLTLHIVIHSGEKKHVCIECGKGFYRKDHLRKHTRSHIARRVKSEVSAQNVNGSSGGGGGGGGGGGNSAQSNALHGS from the exons ATgt TTTCGGCTGCCAACAACATGCAATATGGCCAGAATATCTCCATACCGTACTCACAGCCGCAGGGCGATCTGAACTTTCTCAATGCAGCCGCTGCGGCCGATCATAAGG TCCTCAACCAGCAGATCCTGCAGAATGTCAACCAATCCTGGCAGACGCTGGCCAACACGGCCAACACGGTGGACTACTCGTCGCACCTGCTCTCCGCCACACTGCCCATCTCCATACAGCACTTCCTCAAGTACTCGGAGACCATCAAGAAGGAGTCCACCGGCGATGTCCTGAAGAACGGCACCAACCTGGCCAGCCTGGCGCTGGGGGGCGTGGCCCTGACGCCCAGCAACAATGGGGCGAACGGCGGCCATCACAACGGACTGGTGGGCATGGACCATGGCGGTCACATGACCAACATGACGGACGCCAACGGAGCGGCGCTGACGAATGGCGGCACTAGCAATGGGGTCAATGGCAATGCCAATGGAACAGTGACCAATGGTGGCGCCGGCGCCGTCTCCAGCACCGGATCCGTGGGCACCACGAACGCCAGCGGCGGCACGGGCACGGCCACCGGCAAGAAGACCAAAAAGAAGAAACCACCAAAGGAGAAGAAGCCACGCCCCAAGCCGGGCGAGATCCGCGAGACGAAGGCGCTGGACGGATCGACGCTCTACTGCTGCCCGGAGTGCCAGATGGCCTATCCGGACCGCAGCCTCATCGAGCAGCACGTCATCTCGCACGCCGTGGAGCGGCGCTTCGTCTGCGACATCTGCAATGCGGCGCTGAAGCGCAAGGACCACCTGACCAGGCACAAGCTCTCCCACATACCGGACAGGCCGCATGTGTGCAAT ATCTGCATGAAGTCCTTCAAGCGCAAGGAGCAGCTCACTCTGCACATTGTCATCCATTCCGGCGAGAAGAAGCATGTATGCATTGAGTGTGGAAAAG GTTTCTATCGCAAGGATCACTTGCGCAAGCACACGCGGTCGCACATCGCCCGGCGGGTCAAGTCGGAGGTGTCGGCGCAGAACGTGAACGGATCCTCCGGCGGAGGAGGTGGAGGAGGCGGCGGAGGCGGCAACAGTGCGCAGAGCAACGCGCTGCACGGCTCCTGA